Proteins co-encoded in one Sulfuricystis thermophila genomic window:
- a CDS encoding DUF1302 family protein — translation MKRVMKSGCLFAVAWLLIGAVWAEVPEDIEALLREAAKDDAQQAALAGKGASGGAEGVHGFAQFELARTTSRPVHWSKMLGRIEFGAKGRFGEGLKWKMSARADYDAVFSVTDHYPGAVAEDQRFNLTLRENYLDFGAGDWDFRLGRQQVVWGEMVGLFFADVVSARDMREFILPEFNIMRIPQWAARAEYFSGDFHGELLWIPVPSYDESGKPGAEFFPAQPEYPGYATRYLNEQKPSRRPANGNYGLRGGWLKNGWDVTAFYYRSTDAAPTFYRTVDGVAGVISYEARHDRISQYGGTLAKDFGTMVLKAEAVYTKGRGLTVLRLADDDGLARQNTLDWVVGLDFVLPAETRLNLQLFQSLVTNHRDPDLLQEKRENGYSVLVNGKLRPGLEAEVLWVASLNRSDWMLRPKLNWMFEKNWRLVVGADVFHGPTLGYFGRYSAQDRVYTELRYSY, via the coding sequence ATGAAGAGGGTGATGAAGAGCGGATGTCTCTTTGCCGTTGCGTGGTTGCTCATCGGCGCTGTCTGGGCAGAGGTTCCCGAAGACATCGAGGCGCTGTTGCGTGAAGCGGCCAAGGATGATGCCCAACAGGCTGCACTTGCGGGGAAGGGGGCATCGGGAGGCGCGGAGGGTGTGCATGGCTTTGCGCAATTCGAACTGGCGCGAACCACGAGCCGGCCCGTGCATTGGTCGAAAATGCTGGGGCGCATCGAGTTTGGCGCCAAGGGACGGTTCGGGGAGGGGCTCAAGTGGAAGATGAGTGCGCGCGCCGATTACGACGCGGTTTTTTCTGTCACGGATCATTACCCGGGTGCCGTGGCGGAGGACCAGCGCTTCAATCTCACGCTGCGCGAGAACTATCTCGATTTCGGCGCGGGCGACTGGGACTTCCGACTCGGGCGTCAGCAGGTGGTGTGGGGAGAGATGGTCGGACTGTTTTTTGCCGATGTCGTGTCGGCACGCGATATGCGCGAATTCATCCTGCCCGAATTCAACATCATGCGTATTCCCCAATGGGCGGCGCGTGCCGAGTATTTCAGTGGCGACTTCCACGGCGAACTCCTCTGGATTCCCGTGCCGAGCTACGATGAAAGCGGCAAGCCCGGGGCGGAATTTTTTCCGGCACAGCCGGAATATCCGGGTTATGCGACGCGGTATCTGAATGAACAGAAGCCCTCGCGCCGCCCCGCCAATGGCAACTATGGTCTGCGTGGTGGCTGGCTGAAGAACGGTTGGGACGTCACTGCGTTCTACTACCGCAGCACCGATGCGGCACCGACGTTCTACCGCACGGTCGATGGCGTCGCAGGCGTGATCAGTTATGAGGCGCGCCATGACCGTATCTCGCAATACGGCGGCACGCTGGCGAAAGACTTCGGCACGATGGTACTCAAGGCCGAGGCGGTCTATACGAAAGGTCGGGGATTGACCGTGCTGCGGCTTGCCGATGACGATGGGCTCGCGCGTCAGAACACGCTCGACTGGGTGGTGGGGCTCGATTTCGTCCTGCCGGCGGAAACACGCCTCAACCTGCAGCTTTTTCAAAGTCTCGTGACGAATCATCGCGATCCGGATTTGCTGCAAGAAAAGCGTGAGAATGGCTATAGTGTATTGGTGAATGGAAAACTGCGGCCGGGACTCGAAGCCGAGGTGCTCTGGGTCGCGAGCCTGAACCGCAGCGACTGGATGCTGCGGCCGAAGCTCAACTGGATGTTCGAGAAGAACTGGCGGCTGGTCGTGGGGGCGGACGTGTTCCATGGGCCGACGCTGGGGTATTTTGGTCGTTACAGCGCGCAGGATCGGGTCTATACCGAGCTGCGCTATTCCTATTGA
- a CDS encoding ABC transporter ATP-binding protein: protein MHVVRIERVFKEYLLGDQIVQALSDITLHIERGVFMAIAGPSGSGKTTLLNLIGCIDRPTEGWIYINDQDVTNWTSDQLADLRAHKIGFIFQTFNLFPVLTAAENVEYPLLYRKDVSKEERRRRVAFYLNMVGLSKYADHRPNQLSGGQRQRVAIARALAIQPDIVLADEPTANLDQTTGTEILRLMRKINKELGTTFIFSTHDQRVMEMSNRLVRIQDGVLWQLGVRKGKQWGTINLHRPGSELVMSAEGEGSSLDGSGD from the coding sequence ATGCATGTTGTACGAATCGAGCGGGTGTTCAAGGAGTATCTGCTGGGCGATCAGATCGTTCAAGCGTTGTCGGATATTACACTGCACATCGAACGCGGTGTGTTCATGGCGATTGCAGGCCCCTCCGGCAGCGGCAAGACCACCTTGCTGAACCTGATTGGTTGCATCGATCGGCCGACGGAAGGCTGGATATACATCAATGATCAGGATGTCACGAACTGGACGAGCGACCAACTGGCGGATCTGCGGGCACACAAGATCGGTTTCATTTTTCAGACCTTCAATCTGTTCCCGGTGCTGACCGCTGCCGAAAACGTCGAATATCCCTTGCTCTATCGCAAGGATGTCTCGAAAGAGGAGCGGCGCAGACGCGTGGCTTTTTATCTGAACATGGTCGGGTTGAGCAAATATGCCGATCATCGCCCCAACCAGTTGAGCGGCGGACAGCGTCAGCGGGTGGCGATCGCGCGGGCCTTGGCAATCCAGCCCGACATCGTTTTGGCCGATGAGCCGACGGCCAATCTGGATCAAACCACCGGGACGGAAATTCTCCGTTTGATGCGCAAGATCAACAAGGAACTGGGCACGACCTTCATCTTTTCCACCCATGATCAACGCGTGATGGAAATGTCCAACCGCCTGGTGCGTATCCAGGATGGCGTGTTGTGGCAGCTTGGCGTGCGCAAGGGCAAGCAGTGGGGAACGATCAATCTGCATCGTCCTGGCAGCGAACTCGTGATGAGCGCAGAAGGTGAAGGGAGTAGTCTGGATGGGTCGGGAGATTGA
- a CDS encoding outer membrane lipoprotein-sorting protein: protein MQIARESCHFRRSLAIHFHLALVGTVLALFAGGPVLAQSPSGQVVEGIPADPLAQEILLKADQIRFPKESFQVDISIVSKRADQTTESKKFQVLSKGNDKTVVITTEPAAERGQTLLMSGRDLWIFLPEVSQPVRLSLAQRLTGQVANGDLARANFSGDYHPHLLRNETIDGETYHVLELRAVDRSVTYPRVLYWVNQKNAHPFKAEFYSLSGRLLKTCRYENFRTMAGKVRPTRLVMEDALRAGELSILEYNDMKIRELPDKLFTKEYLKKID from the coding sequence ATGCAAATCGCAAGAGAATCCTGCCATTTCCGACGCAGTTTGGCAATTCATTTTCATCTAGCATTGGTTGGCACCGTCCTTGCGCTGTTTGCGGGAGGCCCAGTGCTGGCGCAGAGCCCCTCAGGCCAGGTGGTCGAGGGAATTCCTGCCGATCCGCTTGCCCAGGAGATATTGCTCAAGGCCGACCAGATCCGTTTCCCCAAGGAAAGTTTCCAGGTCGATATCAGCATCGTTTCGAAGCGGGCGGATCAAACGACCGAGAGCAAAAAGTTTCAGGTTCTATCGAAAGGCAATGACAAGACCGTCGTCATTACCACCGAGCCGGCAGCGGAACGCGGCCAGACCCTCTTGATGAGCGGCCGTGACCTCTGGATCTTCCTGCCCGAAGTATCACAGCCCGTCCGCCTGTCTCTGGCTCAACGGCTGACCGGCCAGGTTGCCAATGGCGACCTGGCCCGCGCCAACTTTTCGGGTGACTATCATCCCCACCTCTTGCGCAACGAGACGATCGACGGTGAAACCTATCACGTGCTGGAACTGCGCGCCGTGGACCGCAGCGTGACCTACCCGCGTGTGTTGTATTGGGTGAACCAGAAAAATGCCCACCCATTCAAGGCTGAGTTCTATTCACTCTCTGGTCGCTTGCTGAAAACCTGTCGTTACGAAAATTTTCGCACCATGGCGGGCAAGGTACGGCCCACGCGCCTCGTCATGGAAGATGCGCTTCGCGCCGGGGAACTGTCGATCCTCGAATACAACGACATGAAGATTCGCGAATTGCCGGACAAACTGTTCACCAAGGAGTATCTGAAGAAGATCGACTGA